CCTACTCAAACAAAGACACCGACATTAATATGTAATGTTATTGAGTGTCAACTGTTGACGCATCTTTGAAATAGGCTTTAAGCTTATAGAAATAGACTTTTGATATAGGTTTTAGTTAAGAGCTTAGCCTTCACTTTTTCTCAAGAGGCAGGCAAAGAAGACATGATATCCTCAacttgaaaataaatttggagatcCGATTCCAGGACAAAAATTAGTAAACAAATTAATCAAGAAATAGAGGCGTACATAAAGATGCTAGTGGCAATATCAaattccatatcccatatatatatatatatatatatatatatatatatatatatatatatatatatatatatatatatatatatatatatatatatatatatatatatatatattggacgGTGGACGTCATTATATTATCACCATAAAAGTTTGTTTCCGCcgcataagaagaagaaaaagaataggTCAAAAACAGGCCTGACTCGGACTACTAATGACCTATGCTCGCATCCCTAATAATTTCAATAAATACAAAGTCAACCTACTTTTACCCTAGGGTTGTCTTTAACATATGTCTATGTTCTTGTTCAGAGCAAATTAATTGGTTGATTTCACGGATTGAACTCGTGGTTGATTTCACGGATTGAACTCGTCATCTTGCTATAGGTATACGCATGTCTCTTCATCAAATTTAATCATGTGGTGAAACATAATTGTGACTCTTGGATTGTGGTCATGATAGTTCAACAATAGTGTTACACATTGGATGGGAAGATTAGCATGAGCATGTACAAACCATCTCAAGCTCAATAAGGCTTTCTAAAGACAAAATTACCCATATCTATGTAGCACTAAGCATCAATCGTGCATTCACAATGCAATGGTCAAACTCGTAGTCGAGAAGCATCGTATTTTGACTCAAGATCTAATCCATTTAATTACTTTCAAACCGAACCAAACTTACGTTAGCATGAGGTTCAAGAGTTGTGCCTTTTGATTCCTTCTTACTCGCACAAGGTAGGAATAAAGTATGCATACAATCTACTTTTCCCATAACCCACTTATAAATCATACTAGGATAATATAGGTCCATCATGATTTAGTGTTttaatatttcataattccaaCTAATCAAGATCAATTATCATGCTTTTCCTAATCTCAGTCATCTTAATTCTTATCCGAGTAAAATCGACGTCTGATTATCAAGAATTGAATTCCGTGATCAGTTATAAGATAAATACCATTTCAAGAAAAAATTTATGCTAGGAACATCATATATTCTGATTATTATAAAGAGTTGAGTTGTATTCTTCTAAAGAATAATGTTTTATTTTAGGGAGTTTTACAGATGGATTTGCAGTCGTACATACCCTATATTTGTGTCACCTTTTAACATATaccctattttttaaaattattgatttgtTAGCCATCTCAaaaaaaatccgtaataatatgataattacacccttgacaaaagatataaaacgaCCTCCTCCACTTCTCTCAGCAACtttataaaaaaatcagaaacttgtccagattcatctttagaatcacacttgcatgaagttgtttcaccttgaagctaaaacttcatgttAATGTAGCATGAAGCTGTTtcatgttgaagctaaaacttcatgctaatgcatgctgaagttatttatcctgCAGTCTATAGTTTTGTCATGAATTTTATCCGAAACTTTAgtctaaacatgctgaaattatttagttcatttgctaaaatttcagactaaacatgctaaagttatttagttcatttgctaaaatttcagactaaacatgcttaagttatttagttcatttgctaaaacttcagactaaacatgcttaagttatttagttcatttgctaaaatttcagactaaacatgcttaagttatttagttcatttgctaaaacttcacactaaacatgcttaagttatttagttcatttgctaaaacttcagactaaacatgcttaagttatttagttcatttgctaaaacttcatactaaacatgcttaagttatttagttcatttgctaaaatttcagactaaacatgcttaagtttttagttcatttgctaaaatttcagactaaacatgcttaagttatttagtcttgtagtatgtaattttctaatgagtttttgctaatgcatgatgaagttatttagttcatttgctaaaatttcagacaaacacatgctgaaattatttagttcatttgctaaaatttcagactaaacatgctgaattGTTTTAGTTCagttgctaaaatttcagactaaacatgcttaagtttttgtcttgcagtatgtaattttctaaagagtttttgctaatgcatgctgaagttatttagttcatttgctaaaatttcataccaaaacatgctgaagttttgtaacgcagtctacagttttgtcctgagttttatctgaaacttcagtctaaacaagctgaagttttttagtttatttgctaaaacttcagcctaaacatgctcaagtttttgtcctgcagtttgtcaatagtcttttattaaagaagggcaaaatcatcttttaaaaatacttttaacaaaaaaatgaaTACGGatacaaacaaaaaaataaaacggATATAAGTTTATAAAAggacgaccaaatagggcgccccatgcaatttttcCAGTTTTACATGACACATCTGTTTGAACCTTTATATCTTCAGCATCGAAATTGATTTAAGTTAGTTGCAGGCTTGCAGTTCCCATGAGGAGTGTTAGCTCTAGGGCAAGCCGGATCTGgctttctttacttttctttcttttcttttgttacaaaaataaataaaaaatttatccACTCTCCCTTGACCAAATTTAACATTGTTTTGGTAAGCACTAACAGGCATGGGCGGATTTATAGGCAAAAATATGGGGCATGTGCACCTATGATCTCTCcgcaaaattagatattttatatacatattttttaaaattggtaTAATATTAACTGTTGACACCTATGCTCAAATAAGGTTTAAAAATGCACTTGGTTGAAGGTTGAATTAATTACCAAGAGGAATAAGGATCAATGTCCATTTAATACATATAACAGGATCAACTTTCATAATAGAGGGAATTCAGATTTTGTCTTTGCCAACCTATGTTAATAGCAGTATAAATGATAGCCGGTATGACACAGTATCTTAGTTAATTCATCAATTTTCTGGTGCCCAAAGAATTACAATTCCATTATTTGCAGCAGCTTAGCCACTGGACAGAAGAAAAATATTGGCATTCATGTCAAGGAATGTAGTACATTGGGTTAGGAAGCTTGAATGAGCGAATAGAAGCAGAGGAACCCAACAGATCACTCCACTGATCTCCAGAGTTGCCCACTATTCTGAACCCCTCTTTTACCATCTCATCCCTTTTCTCTGATTTATACATTGTGGCTGATTTTCCATGGTCCTCCGAACCCCTGCATAGCACCATTAACAAACATTAATCCAGTGCACATGTTCACATTTTGTTTTCCCCACATGGAAAACTAAGTCCAATCACTCCAGGATTGCGCACATCTAAAGAAAGCCCCAAACCCACTCTTACACCAAATCTATATTTCTTAGTATCCTTTCTTTGCAAAGACTACTATCTGTATCCAAACCCCAACAAGTTAACCACATgctgttcttcagactttgacaTCTAAAGAGAAGAGAGCAGAGAGCATTGAAGAAAGACAAGGAAAATATTCATGCTAATGTTTATCTTCATCTTGCATTCGACCCACCCCTATGAACTTAGATGTGATAAGTAATTCAAAGGCGCCCAGAAGGATATCTTCCAGATTAACAAAATAATGGCCTTCTTGAGCGGGGTAAATTtggtcaacaacaacaataactataCCCCCGGAGGGATAGGGAGGTTGTTTCCGAGAAAAAATTGGTCAACTAAAAGACAGAATTAAATCTACTTAAGAAGGGTTCACCTCACCTAGATTAAAAATATGTGCTGGTTGTGAAGTCAAGGAAACAAGTTGCAGATATCAAAAGATTACACGCTCAGAACTACAGCATAAAGCACTATTTCCAGAGTCCTACAAGGAAAGACAATGCATAAGATTATTTTCTACTTTCCTCTGGTGTTTTATTGTCATATTCCATCCAATAGTTGTGCCTGAGGATTCTATCTACTTGATAAATCATCATAAGATAAAATCATCTTTTGGTTTTAGCACCTATACTTTAACAAGTTATCCACTTGCTAAGGCTTCATAGCTAGGTCTCCAAATCTTTTGCCATGTAAATATCTTGCTGGACTAGGAATTATTTGACCTATACAGTTTTCAGAAGTTTGGTTCCTTTTCATGCCTTTAGAGCTACCTAGTACAGACCAAGTAGGGTTAATCATATTCCTGGAAAATTAATTGCAGCATGTAGAATTCCCTGGATTGATATCAGAGAGTCTAATATATACAACCATAACCTGAACAACCAATTGAACATGACAAAGATGCACAAAAATTAACTGATTTCAGCTAATGGTGAAGTACTACTCATCACACTTTCCTCTAACTAATTCATTCTTATGGAGGACCAATTTGATTCTTCTCAAAATTACTATGATTGTGAATTAGATAAGGGCTTTACAAAGTATCTCTAAATTGTCTTAAATGACAAACTATTTACTATAAGTAGATCTAAATAGAGCAGAATAGGTACAAATCAACATATAATCAATCATAGCTAATTTCCATTTTCAAAGTTTCCGGCAATAAATGGACACAATTCTATTGATATACAATCTGATGCCACTATAACTCACCTCAGTATAAGCTTGTCCCAATCCTGAAAACCAGCATTCATCAAATTCTCGACTGTAACAATTCTGTGTCTTTCACTACGCCCAGTCAGCAAGAACACTTTGAATCCTAGCCTCATAACATCTTGATAAAGCTTCAAACTTGACCCAATGGCAGGCGCCACTCCTTTCTCAACCCATTCATCAAATTTCACACTGTCAAATACCTCCAACCTACAAACAACCCCCAAGAAAACCATTTCACAAAATCAACAAAATTTATCAGTAGCATACAAATGTACATAGAATTATGCTCAAAATAAGATCTCATATCAACATTCAAGTTGTCCCAAAAGCTTAAGTATAACTCCGAGTATAATAACAAAGTTCCTTTTTTTTATCACTTACTCCCTCCATCCTAATTTATGTAGCATATTTTCCAAAAGAATATTAGACTTccatatttagaaataatttaattttaagctTCTCATTTTTTCTTattagaccacaagtttcaaaaatatttctttctttttatactTTATGTCCATATCACCCCATAAATTGGAAAAGAGGAGTACTAGAAAGACAACACAACACTGCCatttaaaataagaaaattaaaaacccCAATCTTGAAAAAAGTTATGAAAATCATACCCATAGCCATGTTGCGAATAATAGGGAAGATTTGAAAGCAAAGTCTCATCAACATCAAAAACCCAAACATCTTTTCCATCTCCGCCCAATTTCATGCTTTCTGCATAGGTTCCAGCTTCACTTGAAACTCTATCAATGTCCAACTTATAAGCCCCACCATTAATATATTGCCTCACGTAATCGGCACATTCCTCTGGAATTGTCTTCCATGGGCTTAAATTATTAGTCT
This DNA window, taken from Nicotiana tabacum cultivar K326 chromosome 4, ASM71507v2, whole genome shotgun sequence, encodes the following:
- the LOC107795964 gene encoding acid phosphatase 1; its protein translation is MRIFIFLILFNFAFGHENLNTLIVEFPENTEPQLKETIIDELQLECTSWRFAVETNNLSPWKTIPEECADYVRQYINGGAYKLDIDRVSSEAGTYAESMKLGGDGKDVWVFDVDETLLSNLPYYSQHGYGLEVFDSVKFDEWVEKGVAPAIGSSLKLYQDVMRLGFKVFLLTGRSERHRIVTVENLMNAGFQDWDKLILRGSEDHGKSATMYKSEKRDEMVKEGFRIVGNSGDQWSDLLGSSASIRSFKLPNPMYYIP